From Alteribacter keqinensis, one genomic window encodes:
- a CDS encoding SCP2 sterol-binding domain-containing protein, which produces MAVKEKFDTLTERMNANPAHLGTMSVLYKFELSGDEAGTYQLHIKDQAARYTLGDTEDEDITLIMKDKDFLKLSEGNLNPTMAYMSGKLKVRGDLGKAMKLQTLLSEYA; this is translated from the coding sequence ATGGCTGTAAAAGAGAAGTTTGACACATTAACGGAGAGAATGAACGCAAATCCGGCGCACCTTGGAACGATGAGCGTTCTTTATAAGTTTGAGCTCAGCGGGGACGAAGCAGGGACTTATCAGCTTCACATTAAAGATCAGGCTGCCCGTTACACACTGGGGGATACAGAGGACGAGGACATTACCCTGATCATGAAGGATAAAGATTTCCTCAAGCTCTCGGAAGGGAACCTCAATCCGACGATGGCTTATATGAGCGGAAAGCTGAAAGTGAGGGGAGACCTAGGCAAAGCCATGAAACTTCAGACACTGCTGAGCGAATACGCATAA
- a CDS encoding ferritin-like domain-containing protein, translated as MYDSGYPPQSEAFGQHYNNQMVLRLIRQIMGWESFDELMIDYLIGQTKDPGAEQILYDMRQDERNHYDTLAKIYTDISGQRSNVQTPSGSIPESYEAGLGEVLQRKGKMMKLYVHLYIHSPLQYQSILYPFLSEEQTHMQMINYLLIRKCCL; from the coding sequence ATGTATGACAGCGGATACCCGCCTCAGTCTGAGGCTTTCGGACAACATTATAACAATCAGATGGTTCTTCGGCTCATCCGGCAGATCATGGGGTGGGAGAGTTTTGATGAGCTGATGATTGACTACCTCATCGGGCAGACAAAGGATCCCGGAGCGGAGCAGATTCTCTATGACATGCGTCAGGATGAACGAAACCATTACGATACCCTCGCAAAAATCTATACAGACATAAGCGGGCAGCGTTCCAACGTTCAGACCCCGTCAGGAAGCATTCCCGAAAGCTACGAGGCCGGTCTCGGTGAAGTTCTGCAGCGAAAAGGAAAGATGATGAAACTGTATGTTCATTTGTACATCCACAGTCCTCTTCAATACCAGAGTATCCTCTATCCTTTTCTGTCCGAAGAGCAGACGCACATGCAAATGATTAATTATTTACTTATCAGGAAATGTTGCTTATAA
- a CDS encoding FbpB family small basic protein — translation MRKRFHKTFEELVNENRAQLLNDPEAIHQIEKKVEDKHALEKQDSK, via the coding sequence ATGCGCAAGCGCTTCCATAAAACATTTGAAGAACTCGTAAATGAAAATAGAGCCCAGCTTTTAAATGATCCAGAAGCGATTCACCAGATTGAAAAGAAAGTTGAAGACAAGCACGCGTTAGAAAAACAGGACTCAAAATAA
- a CDS encoding lysophospholipid acyltransferase family protein: MIRTIVWFTYFWLYLPTTIPALRKVKKLRKNGNDEQADQIVKQQSNKWAKRLVKLTGARVKIEGIERIPKDEPVLIVSNHQGNFDIPIILGYLDLKIGFISKVEVKKLPIIASWMEEMNCVFMDRKNRRQSVKAILQGAKQLKDGHNLVVFPEGTRSKGGPVSQFKQGSFKLATKSGAAILPVTINGSFKIMEANNNLMKPADVKVTIGEPVRIHQQNKDIDGITLAGIVQEEIEKNLDVQPPVKETV; this comes from the coding sequence ATGATTCGAACAATCGTATGGTTTACGTATTTCTGGCTGTATCTTCCCACCACCATTCCCGCATTGCGGAAAGTGAAAAAGCTCCGCAAAAACGGAAATGACGAGCAGGCAGACCAGATCGTCAAACAGCAGTCCAATAAGTGGGCGAAAAGACTTGTAAAATTAACCGGAGCACGGGTGAAAATCGAGGGGATAGAGAGAATCCCGAAAGACGAACCGGTGCTGATCGTCTCCAACCATCAGGGGAACTTCGATATCCCGATTATTCTCGGCTACCTCGATTTAAAAATCGGCTTTATTTCCAAAGTGGAAGTGAAAAAGTTGCCGATCATTGCATCATGGATGGAAGAAATGAACTGCGTGTTTATGGACCGGAAAAACCGCCGCCAGTCCGTAAAAGCGATCCTTCAGGGAGCAAAACAGCTCAAGGATGGTCACAACCTTGTCGTATTCCCGGAAGGAACGAGAAGCAAGGGAGGGCCTGTAAGCCAGTTTAAACAGGGAAGCTTTAAGCTTGCCACCAAATCAGGAGCCGCGATTCTGCCGGTTACCATTAACGGCTCATTTAAAATAATGGAAGCCAACAACAACCTGATGAAGCCGGCGGATGTAAAAGTCACAATCGGAGAGCCGGTCCGCATTCACCAGCAGAACAAGGATATTGACGGCATTACCCTTGCCGGCATCGTACAGGAAGAGATCGAGAAAAACCTTGACGTTCAGCCGCCGGTAAAAGAAACCGTATAG